A DNA window from Ranitomeya imitator isolate aRanImi1 chromosome 2, aRanImi1.pri, whole genome shotgun sequence contains the following coding sequences:
- the LOC138666602 gene encoding zinc finger protein 250-like, producing MFMSLRKNRIEHLLYTPHYKFLLLSPVIVFLHGIFMMLHLLHIKAPTILDFLSRVLRYNRIFLIDPSRMDKDRNKMAERILDLTIEILFRLTGEHYTVVKKISSERCQAPMSEGWGRPLSQITGPPSHPLIHEDISDQKILELTNKMIELLTGEVPIRCQDFAIYFSTEEWDYLEGHKDLYKDIMMAVPQPLTSPVLSSKRTTSERCPRPLLLQDCKQKNPNDYQDAMIGWRMVWRLCVPCHEEALTKEHHIVETHGAMVWGGIMCRIRTLPIFIPDNWTMILEKHLIFSDANDHGITYDEEHPIIPVIPPVLLKQDKCSKRDGEPQRAHRRKKPFSCSECEKCFNRKTTLATHLKIHTGEKPFSCSECQKCFTEKSDLVRHQRIHTGEKPFSCLECGKCFAVKSDLTTHQTTHTGKKPFSCSVCEKCFNRKTTLSRHLKIHTGEKPFSCLECGKCFASKSDLAQHQTIHTGEKPFSCSVCEKCFNRKSTLATHLKIHTGEKPFSCSECGKCFTEKSDLVRHQRIHTGEKPFSCLECGKCFAANFDLATHQTIHTGEKLFSCSVCGKCFYRKATLTRHQTIHTGEKPFSCSKCEKCFNRKTTLATHLKIHTGEKPFSCSLCEKCFNRKTTLATHLKIHTGEKLFF from the exons ATGTTCATGTCTTTAAGAAAAAACAGAATAGAACATCTACTTTATACACCTCATTACAAGTTtctcttattatctccagtaattgtatttttacatgggatttttatgatgttacatcttcTTCACATTAAGGCCCCTACAATATTGGATTTTCTCAGTAGAGTTCTTCGATATAACAGAATTTTCCTGATTGACCCTTCAAGGATGGATAAAGACAgaaacaagatggcggagaggatattagacCTAAccatagagatcctcttccggcttactggagag cattacacagtagtgaagaagatctCTAGTGAGCGCTGCCAGGCCCctatgtctgagggatggggaagacccctgagtcaaatcacagggcctccatctcaccccctgatacatgaagacatcagtgaccagaagatcctagaactcaccaacaagatgattgagctgctgactggagag gttcctatcagGTGTCAGGATTTCGCCATCTATTTCTCCACGGAGGAGTGGgactatttagaaggacacaaagatctgtacaaggacatcatgatggcggttccccagcccctcacatcaccag ttctatccagtaaaagGACAAcatcagagagatgtccccgtcctcttcttctacAGGACTGTAAACAAAAAAATCCCAATGATTATCAG GATGCAATGATAGGCTGGAGAATGGTCTGGAGACTATGCGTGCCATGCCATGAAGAAGCCTTAACAAAGGAACATCACATTGTTGAAACTCACGGggctatggtgtggggtggcataatgtgCCGGATCCGGACCCTGCcaatcttcattccag ATAACTGGACCATGATCTTAGAGAAACATTTAATATTTTCAGATGCAAATGATCATGGTATCACATATGATGAGGAGCATCCCATTATACCTGTCATACCTCCAGTCCTTCTTAAGCAAGACAAATGTAGCAAAAGGGATGGTGAACCTCAAAGAGCACACAgaagaaagaagccattttcatgttcagaatgtgaaaaatgttttaatcggaaaacaACTCTTGCTACACATCTGAAAATTCACaccggggagaagccattttcatgttcagaatgtcagaaatgttttacagagaaatcagatcttgttagacatcagagaattcacacaggggagaagccattttcatgtttagaatgtgggaaatgctttgctGTAAAATCTGATCTTACTACGCATCAGacaactcacacagggaagaagccattttcatgttcagtatgtgaaaaatgttttaatcggaaaacaACTCTTTCTAGACAtctgaaaattcacacaggggagaagccattttcatgtttagaatgtgggaaatgctttgctTCAAAATCTGATCTTGCTCAGCATCAgacaattcacacaggggagaagccattttcatgttcagtatgtgaAAAATGCTTTAATCGGAAATCAACTCTTGCTACACAtttgaaaattcacacaggggagaagccattttcatgttcagaatgtgggaaatgttttacagagaaatcagatcttgttagacatcagagaattcacacaggggagaagccattttcatgtttagaatgtgggaaatgctttgctGCAAATTTTGATCTTGCTACACATCAgacaattcacacaggggagaagctgttttcatgttcagtatgtggaaaatgtttttatCGAAAAGCAACTCTTACTAGACATCAgacaattcacacaggggagaagccattttcatgttcaaaatgtgaaaaatgttttaatcggaaaacaACTCTTGCTACACAtctgaaaattcacacaggggagaagccattttcatgttcactatgtgaaaaatgttttaatcggaaaacaACACTTGCTACACAtctgaaaattcacacaggggagaagttatTTTTCtga